The Rhodothermales bacterium genomic sequence TGCGCCACCCCCGTTCGGGCGGGCGGCATCAATGCGGAACACCGCATCGAGCCGCTCCAGCACCCACGCGGTCTTCAGTACATGCCCCATGATGGACAGTCGCTCATTGGACAGCACCTTCCAGTCCGAATCGTATTTCTCGGCGAATCCGATGGCGTTGTCCGCCATGGTTGGCAGGAACCGGTCCAGGATGTTCTGCGCCAGCAGCTCGAGCCGGTCGCGATTCTGACCGCCGTACATCTGCGACTCCTGCAGGGCGTGGGTCGTGAGCGCATCCACGGTGGCGTTGAAGCTCTTGCCGGTCGGATTCTGGCTGCGCCAGTCCACGCGGTCGTAGTAACCTTCATGGCCGGGCCGCGCATCCCAGAGCACCGTGTTGTTGTACTCCAGACCGCGGTGGAACCAGACGGAATCGACTTCGACGCCGACCGTGGCTTCCATCATGGCCATGGGTCCGAGGAGCGCATAATGATGCAGGAAGGCCGTCTTGTCCTGTTGGATGTTGTAGGGGATGCCCAGCGACGAGATGTTGTTGCGCCATCCGCCGTAGGTGTGGTCCCAACCATGGTCGTACATGAAATCCAGGGCGCCGCGGGCATACTCCAGATACGTCTCGTCTCCGGTCATCTGGAATGCGCGGATCATGCCATACGCGTTGCGGCTTTGCGTGAGCACATCTTTGTTTGTACCGCGCGACGACAGCACCTGCCCTTCCCGCCCGACGTTGGTGTAGAAACCGCCCCGGTCCGGATCGTACGTAGCCGCCCAGAAATCGGCGTTGGATCGGGCAAACGCAATCAGCCCGTCCGGATCCTGCAGCCATGCGGACTGCTGCGCCCGCGCCCATCCAGGACACGTGAGTACGCACGCCGCCAGGAGCACCAGCAGCGCAGGGAGATGGAAGGAAGACACCGAACGGAGATTGCGCATGGGCTACCAGAATATCACGTACATGACCAGGGTCACCGCCACGATGCCCATACCGAGTTTTTTCGCGGCCGGACTGGGCGTGACATCAATGTCCTGGTTGACCGGCATGACGACGGGTTCGGAGAGGGGCTTGACGAGGGTGATGACGGCCATCAGGGCCACCAAGAGGAGGAAGGTAATGGCCATATGGTTCAGGAACGACTCGTCGGGGAGCGTCCACAGCAGAAGCCCATAGATGACCACATTGCCGAGCAGCGCGGCAATGGCCGCCGCCGGGGGCGCCTTCCGCACAATGAGCCCGAAAAGGAACGTCGTCACGATTCCGGGGGAAATGAAGCCCTGGAACATCTGGATGTACGTGAAGATGCCACCGAATTCCGGATTGGACAGCAGGGGAGCTATGAGACACGCAATAAGGACAAAGACGCCGGTCGCGAACTGACCCGTGCGGACCAGTTTTTTCGTGTCTGCGCCGGGGTTGAGGTGGCGTTTGTACAGGTCCATCGTGAAGATGGTCGATGCCGAGTTGAGCATGGAATCCAGACTACTGAGTACGGCCCCGAACAGCGCAGCGAACATGATGCCCCTCAAACCGCCCGGCAGGATTTCCCGGATGAGGGTTGGATAGGCCTGGTCAGGATTGCTGATCTGGTCGGAGTACAGCTGGAACGCCATGATGCCCGGCAGGATGATGATGAAGGGAATGAAGACCTTGATCCCGGCTGCCAGCATGATGCCGAGTTGGCCATCCCGCAAGGACTTGGCCCCCAGGGTTCGTTGCACGATGAACTGGTTCAGCCCCCAGTAGAACAGGTTGGGGATCCACAAGCCCAGGACCAGCGCCGTCCACGGGATTTCCGGATGATCGGCCGGGAGGATGACGTGCAGTTTGTCCGCATTCTGCTCGAAGAACGCCGCCGGACCACCGACCGCCACAAAACCGAGGACCATGACCACGAGGCCCCCCACCAGCAGCGCGCCGCCCTGGAACAGGTCGGTCCACACAACGGCCTTGAGTCCGCCATAGACCGTGTACAGACCGGCCACGATCCCGATGGCCCACACTCCCGTGGTGAGGTCCAGGTCGAAGATGGTGGCGAGTCCGATGGCTCCCGAGTACAGGATGGAGGCCAGCGCAACGGCCACGTACATGATCATCATGAAGATGGCCATGATGAGCCGGCTCGTGGCGTTGAACCGGTACTCCAGGTACTCGGGAATGGTATAGATGCCGGACCGGAGGAACCGGGGCAACAGGTACAACCCCACGAAAACGAGGGTGATCGCCGCCATCCACTCGTAACTGGCCACCGCCATCCCCACGGAGCCGAATCCCTGGCCGGCCATCCCCACGAAGTGCTCGGTGGAGATATTCGAGGCAATGAGGGAGAAACCGATGAGTCCGAATCCCAGACTGCGTCCGGCCAGGAAATAATCCGCGCTGGACGACTCGTCCCGGGCCTTGTACAGTGAAATGCCGATGACGACGGCGAAGAACCCGACGAAAGTCAGGATGTCGAAAGGGGAAAGTGACATGGTCCCGGCGGGTGAAGTGCGTGCCAGAGTATACGATACCCGGACGGACGTGGAAACGCGACGGAACGTAACAGCGTACCACTGACATGAATCTGTTTACTGATGCCGATCGCGATCGGATAGCCGAAGCCGTCGAGGCCGCCGAATCGCGGACCTCCGGCGAAATCGTTCCTGTCATTGTCCAGCGCTCGTCCACATACGGCGTTGTGGCCTACCGTCTTGCCATCAGCGGGGCCGTCTTCGGAGCGTTGTTGCACGAACTGGTCAAGATCGGCTATGACGGATGGGGCCTGCCGCTGCTCTTGAGCGATACGGCATTGTTTTTCTGGATGCTGGTGTTCGGTTTGCTTGCTGCGTGGCTGGGTCCCCGCGTGCCCGCCATACTCCGTCTTTTCGCTGGATCGGAAATGCTCGACGAACGGGTCCACATGCGTGCGCAAATGGCCTTCCTGAGTGAGCAGGTCTTTGCCACGAGGGATCGGACGGGCATCCTGCTGCTGGTCTCGCTCGACGAGCACCGGGTGGAAGTGCTGGGTGACAAGGGGATCAATGAGCGGGTGGAGGCCAGCGACTGGGCCAACGTCGTGGAGGACGTCGTATCCGGTATCCGGTCCGGGAGTGCGGTGGACGGTCTGGTTGCCGCCATCGAGCGATGCGGGCACCTGCTGGAGGAAAAAGGGGTGGCGCTGCGCGGCGACGACACGGACGAACTGTCCAATGCTCCGCGAATCCAGTAGGATCGCGTATCTTGTGGCGAACAATTGCCGGAGTCCACGTTGGTCGGTCAGCAGGTAGCCCACTATATCATTGAAGCCGAACTCGGACAGGGCGGCATGGGAGTGGTGTACAAAGCCCGCGATACCATGCTCGAGCGCACCGTCGCGCTGAAATTCCTGCCGCCCATGTTCAGCAAGGACGAGCAGGCGAAGGCCCGGTTCACGCATGAAGCCCGCGCGGTCTCCGCGCTGGACCACCCGAATGTGGCCGTGGTTCATGAAATCGGCTCGACCGAGAAGGGCGAGATGTTCATTGTCATGGCCTTCTACAATGGCCGGACGCTCGAAGACATCATTGCCGAAGGGCCCGTTTCCCTCGACGACACCGTATCCTGGTGCCTGGACATCGCTCGCGGCCTGGCCGCCGCCCACGACAAGGGCATCATCCACCGGGACATCAAGCCCGGGAATATCATGGTCACCGAGGCCGGATTCCTGAAAATCCTGGACTTCGGCCTGGCCAAGGTGCAGGACGTGACCATGACCATGGGAGCCATGTCGCTCGGGACCCTGGCCTACATGAGCCCGGAGCAGGCGCAGGGCGTGCCCGTGGACAACCGGACGGATCTGTGGGCGCTCGGCGTGGTCATGTATGAGATGCTTGCCGGCAAACGCCCGTTTGATGGTCCGTATGATGCGGCCATACTGTACGCCGCGGCCAATACCGATCATGAGCGGGTGTCCGTGTGGCGGGCCGATGCGCCCGCTCATCTGGCGGCCATCGTGGACAAATTGCTCCAGAAGATGCCGGAACAGCGGTATCAGGATGCCCACGAATTGATTGCCGATCTCGAACAGATGCGGGCGCCCATGCCCAGCGTCATGACGGCTGCTCCCGCTTCCGCCATTTCTGCCCCTGCCCACCTCTCAGCCGGTCCTGCTGGGCCGAGCGCTGTTTCAGGCTCGGGCCCAGCGTCTGTTGGGCCAGGGTTTTCTCCGTCCGCTCCCACCATTCCTTTATGGAAACGGCCGGTTGTCATTGGCGGTGCCGTGGTGCTGGGACTCGTGGGGGCCGGTGGTGTGTACTGGGCCGCGGTGGGAGGGGGCTCTGACGGGGGGAACACCGAAGTGGCGCAGCTGTCACCCCGGGTCATGGCCCAGTCCCGTTACGACAACGGAATTGAAAAATGGCGGCAGGGCGACCGGGCCATGGCTCTCCGGGACATCGAACGGGCCACGCAGGAGGATCCTACATTCGCTCCGGCCTGGATGTCGCTGTCGGCGTTCTATTACCAGACGGGTGACTACGGGAATTCCGTCCGAACGGCCCGCAGAGCCATAGAACTGAATCCCGCGGAATCAGAAACGGCATTTTACAATCTTGGACTCTCGCTGGCCGAGCAGAACGATAGCGCAGGCGCCATTGAGGCCCTGGAATCTGCCATCCGTGCAGATACGCTGATGGGTGCCGCCTACAGCGCACTGGGTGACATCCTGACGGAGAATGGGCAAGCTGAAGATGCGTTGATGGTGCTTCGCCAGGGCTCGGCGGTGGCATCGTCGGAAGTGTTGCCATTCATCTACAAGAATGAAGGCAAAGCACTGTTGGCCCTTGGCCGAACGGAGGACGCCATTACGCGACTCCGCGGATCGCTGAACCTCAACCCCGGCCTCGCCGAATCGGCCTTGCTGCTGGCGCGCGCGTACGATTCCATCGGTCAGCGCCGCCTGGCCCGCGAACAGTGGGAGACCTTCCTCCAACTGGAGCGCACGGACCTGGACGCCATCAGCGAGGCCGAAGCCCGCCTGCTCCAGAACCCCTGACCCGCCGCCGCATTCCAGAGGCCTCAGCAAGTCCTTGCCCAAAGAAAGAGGGGGGCGCGTGAAACGCGCCCCCCTCTATGCTTTCGTCCGGATTCCCGGGTTCAAGACCCGGATCCCGTTCGCGGTCCCGGGCCTTACTTCAGGATGGTCATCTGCTTGACCTGGATGAAGTTGCCGGCCTGGATCCGGTAGAGGTACATGCCGCTGGCCAGTCGACTGGCATCGAACCGGTACTGGTGCGTGCCGACGTCCAATGGTCCGTTTACCAGCGTCTGCACGTGGCGACCCAGGAGGTCGAACACCTCCAGACGTACGTTGACGGCCTCCTTGAGTCCGAATTCAATCGTGGTAGTCGGATTGAACGGGTTCGGGTAGTTCTGTGAGAGTGAGAACTCCACAGGAACGAGGTCCTCATCCGTATCCAATCCACCCTTGCCGTACGAACCGGTCGTCGCTTTGACGACGTCCACAGCGGATTGCCATGCTTTCCGGAGATCATCGACCGCCTTGTCCTGGTCGGACCGGTCGCGATCCGCCAGTTCATCGGCAGAGTCGATATCGAGCTCATCCAGCGCATCTTCCAGTGACGCATCGGCTTTCTGCAGATTCTTCCGGCATTTCTTGTCGGCCGAGCACGATGCCCGGGTTGCATCATCCAGCAACTCCGTTACGATCGCGAAGTCGTACGTCAGGATGCGGGTTGCCAGTTCATCGAGATCCTCGTCTGCACCCGTTGTCAGGTCGATGAGTTTCCCGATGGCCTTCAGGGCATTCTTGTCGTTGTTGAACACGACATTGCCGCGCTTCGCCGACGGGAACGTGGTATTCTCTTCCCACAGCTTGGCATCGAGGTTCGCTTCGATTTTCTCCACGAGGGTTTCGATGATGTCTTCAACGGAGTCTTCGTCCTCCTTCTCCGACTTGTTGGATTTGGATGATTTGCCACCCTTGTTGAAGGCGACGTCCGGTATGACCCGGCCCAGCATGGCGTTCAGATCAGCCAGGATGGTCTGCCGGATGTCCGGCCCATTCTTGCCGTCCGCATCGGGGTCCAGGTTGTCATCAAGGCCGTCACCGTCTGTGTCTGCCGACATCGGGTCCGTGTAAGGGCTTTGAACTTCTTCGAGGTCGGACAGGCCGTCACCGTCGGAGTCCCAAAAGAATGGGTCCGTGCCCAGCGCGATCTCCTCGATATCCGTTAAACCGTCGCCGTCAGAATCGAGATCGGTACCAGCAAGTGGTTCACCGAACGCAAGAATCGTAAGGTCGTCCGATCCGGAGTTGACCACGATGGCAACCTGCGCCGCAGCCGAGAACACCACGGCTTCCGGGTTGTCACCTACAGTCAACTGCTGTACCGGTGTAAGCGTCAGGGCAAATACGGTACCCGTTGCCGACGATGAGCTCGGCACGATCTGCGACGAGATGGCATAGACCTGTACGATGCCCAGATCAAAGCTGGTCACGTACAGCAGGCCGCCGTCCGGGCTGACTTCGACTTCACGGGAGTTCGACTCAACACCAATCCGCGCGACAGCCTGGTACGAGCCGTCCACCTCCAGCGGTACGCGGTAGCCTTCCAGTGCACCCGCCATGGTGGTCACCCACACGACGCCGCCATCCGGGGAGACTTCCACGTCACGCGTGGAGGATTCCTTGGTGATGCGAACGGTGCCCGCGTTCTCGTCGGCCGAGCCGTTCTCATCGAGTACGAGGTAGCGCAGGCCGAGATCTTCGGTCGTGAAGAACAGCGTACCGCCGTCCGGCGAGACTTCCACATCCCGCGGGCTGGACTCTGCAACAATCCGCGTGCCACCGTCCGGAGCGACTTCCGAGTCCCGTTCATTGCTTTCCACCCCGATCCGGGCGATGGCCCGGTCGGCCGTCCCGCTGTCCGGATCGAGGTCAATGATGGAGATCTTCTGGCTGGTGTATTCGGCTACGTAGAGTCGTCGACCATCGGGTGAGATGGCCATTCCGAACGGGTTGAGCCCCACCGGGATGGTCTTCTCGACGGTCAGCGTGGAGGTCAGGATAACCGAGACCGAATGCGACCCGAAGTTCGAAACGTACAGGCGTGCGCCATCGGGTGACATGACGACCTTGAGCGGTGAATCACCCACGTCAATGCTTTTCAGCACATCACCCGTCTCGACGTCAATCACACTGACCGATCCTGCGCCGGTATTCGTGACGTATGCCGTTCCACCGTCGGGCGTTACTTCCACGTCGCGAGGTGCGCTCTCGGTGGTGTACCGTGAAACGGCCGGGTCAACGAGGGGCAGGACGTCATAGAGCTCGATGTCGATGGAGGCGGACGAACCGCCCACCGTCACAGTCACCGGTCCGGCCACGGCGCCTTCCGGCACGATGACGGAGAGGGAGGTCAACGTGGAAGAATCGACAATTCCCTGAACCGTGCCACCGCCAGCTGCCGTGAAGGCAACCAGATTATTCGTCTTGGTCGTGCTGAACCCATCGCCCGACAGGGTAATGAGTGCACCCGGAATGGCAAACAACGGGGAGACCGATTCGAGTCGAACAACCGTTGGCGCATTTGCCGTCGTGAACGCGAAGGAAAACGGCCCAATTGGCAACGCCGGATTCGAGGCATCGGTCAGGCTCGAATGGAACGATGCAGTGTACGTGGTCATGTACGCAAGTGGCGCATCGGGACGGAACACCACGCGCTTTCCATCCTCCAGGAGTTCGGCCGTGCCGGCAACGTCCCCGCCGGGACCACTCAGCGTGACCGCTGCGGTCCCCGTCGGCAACGTCATCCGCTCATTGAAGTCGGCATAGACGGACGTGCGGACCGATATGCCCGTTCCGGTCGGGCCAGAGGCTACCACCTCAGGCGACACATTGGCCTGCGTGGTGTACGTGTAGGTGGCTGTCGTACCGAACGAGTTGCCGGTCAGGTCTGCAACTCCGGTGCCAACCGTCAACCGGTACGTCGCTCCCTCCAACAGGGTCGATGTCGGTTTGAACACGGCAACCCAACCCGGAAGGCCCTCAATCTGGCTTGATGTCGGGAAGGAGAACTCGCCAGCGACGGCGGCCGTCGTCGGGCATACTGTGGGAGCCGCATCCACGCAGGTCAGCGCGATATTCGCAGGAATGGACGTCTTGTCCATCGGCTCATCAAATGTAACCGCGAAGGTTACATTTGTCCCGATGCCTTCAGACCCGTTCGCTGGCGAGACCGAGACGATGACCGGAGCGATGTTGTCGGCTGGGCGGACGGTGAAGGCCTGCGTAAATGGCAGGGTCTGCACAACGCCTTTCTTGTCCGTAGCCCCTGAAATCCGGATTTCGTACGTCGTTTCGAACGCGAGGTC encodes the following:
- a CDS encoding AGE family epimerase/isomerase, whose product is MRNLRSVSSFHLPALLVLLAACVLTCPGWARAQQSAWLQDPDGLIAFARSNADFWAATYDPDRGGFYTNVGREGQVLSSRGTNKDVLTQSRNAYGMIRAFQMTGDETYLEYARGALDFMYDHGWDHTYGGWRNNISSLGIPYNIQQDKTAFLHHYALLGPMAMMEATVGVEVDSVWFHRGLEYNNTVLWDARPGHEGYYDRVDWRSQNPTGKSFNATVDALTTHALQESQMYGGQNRDRLELLAQNILDRFLPTMADNAIGFAEKYDSDWKVLSNERLSIMGHVLKTAWVLERLDAVFRIDAARPNGGGAAELFGRALTDASDVLFEHVLERGYDHEFGGPYKDYDRVTGEMQLWGLADTTKAWWQMQQAVMAGMTNRDHDDGYRIADETLDFFEDFFVDDVYGEVYADRTRRGGAIPQWGDHKGDGFKAGYHSTELAWYTFLYDAWIGGHAITLYWRAWPVSRDTEKVFAPWEDGGRNMGILDVTLDGQSIGRPGSFEDAWIIPAGTEGVLAVSFGFGPGPVATEGAATLPAAPTLTAYPNPFTDYLTIEWNEGPVNVVFTDVLGRIVLQATLPPGQPGRIHTSSLPPGVYVVTVAGATGRRSMPVVRLP
- a CDS encoding solute:sodium symporter family transporter, with translation MSLSPFDILTFVGFFAVVIGISLYKARDESSSADYFLAGRSLGFGLIGFSLIASNISTEHFVGMAGQGFGSVGMAVASYEWMAAITLVFVGLYLLPRFLRSGIYTIPEYLEYRFNATSRLIMAIFMMIMYVAVALASILYSGAIGLATIFDLDLTTGVWAIGIVAGLYTVYGGLKAVVWTDLFQGGALLVGGLVVMVLGFVAVGGPAAFFEQNADKLHVILPADHPEIPWTALVLGLWIPNLFYWGLNQFIVQRTLGAKSLRDGQLGIMLAAGIKVFIPFIIILPGIMAFQLYSDQISNPDQAYPTLIREILPGGLRGIMFAALFGAVLSSLDSMLNSASTIFTMDLYKRHLNPGADTKKLVRTGQFATGVFVLIACLIAPLLSNPEFGGIFTYIQMFQGFISPGIVTTFLFGLIVRKAPPAAAIAALLGNVVIYGLLLWTLPDESFLNHMAITFLLLVALMAVITLVKPLSEPVVMPVNQDIDVTPSPAAKKLGMGIVAVTLVMYVIFW
- a CDS encoding TPM domain-containing protein is translated as MNLFTDADRDRIAEAVEAAESRTSGEIVPVIVQRSSTYGVVAYRLAISGAVFGALLHELVKIGYDGWGLPLLLSDTALFFWMLVFGLLAAWLGPRVPAILRLFAGSEMLDERVHMRAQMAFLSEQVFATRDRTGILLLVSLDEHRVEVLGDKGINERVEASDWANVVEDVVSGIRSGSAVDGLVAAIERCGHLLEEKGVALRGDDTDELSNAPRIQ
- a CDS encoding serine/threonine-protein kinase, translated to MPESTLVGQQVAHYIIEAELGQGGMGVVYKARDTMLERTVALKFLPPMFSKDEQAKARFTHEARAVSALDHPNVAVVHEIGSTEKGEMFIVMAFYNGRTLEDIIAEGPVSLDDTVSWCLDIARGLAAAHDKGIIHRDIKPGNIMVTEAGFLKILDFGLAKVQDVTMTMGAMSLGTLAYMSPEQAQGVPVDNRTDLWALGVVMYEMLAGKRPFDGPYDAAILYAAANTDHERVSVWRADAPAHLAAIVDKLLQKMPEQRYQDAHELIADLEQMRAPMPSVMTAAPASAISAPAHLSAGPAGPSAVSGSGPASVGPGFSPSAPTIPLWKRPVVIGGAVVLGLVGAGGVYWAAVGGGSDGGNTEVAQLSPRVMAQSRYDNGIEKWRQGDRAMALRDIERATQEDPTFAPAWMSLSAFYYQTGDYGNSVRTARRAIELNPAESETAFYNLGLSLAEQNDSAGAIEALESAIRADTLMGAAYSALGDILTENGQAEDALMVLRQGSAVASSEVLPFIYKNEGKALLALGRTEDAITRLRGSLNLNPGLAESALLLARAYDSIGQRRLAREQWETFLQLERTDLDAISEAEARLLQNP